From Pseudonocardia autotrophica, one genomic window encodes:
- a CDS encoding DUF6541 family protein: protein MSWLSAIPLVLLAAAWVTLPGLGVGVAAGLRGIAAWGAAPLLSVGLIAGSAVAGSLLGIPWSGAVPIAAAVLAALLVVGTRRLVTRRPLLPAPARVRERAVAAWATLRTGGPDRRWTGLAAFGGMLIAWVLGFRAAISGMDRPDALSQTFDSNFHYNAVARILNTSDASSLTVGGLVNSPGFYPSAWHDVVSLVVPLTPGPGEIVVASNVVALVTTLLIWPLSVLLLVRTLVGRSAGAALAAPVLALGFIAFPWTLVTYGALWPNLLGVALIPAALATVAIAARPGLGPDPASPARRGPYPPGRVARWLPVAAAVPALGFAHPNALFGLVVVAVPPVLWGLAGAIRRSFRSGLRANLRTLATVPVVAAVGAGLAWFMFVSPILDGIRGYYWEPQVGLLGAARNALLHSPDGNDPAWSIALLTVVGSIVALRRSRTAWLVPSHVLVCTLYIIGASTWSSVWTGVWYNDAPRIAALVPVTAAPLAALGLVALCSLARRVACVARDALTRAAPSVQTLPQPRAAVLVAVGVLAVVVTSGGLYQRAHIDQLAGIYQTPEQVLVGPEQAQFLRYAGELLPPDAVVVQNPWAGTAMLWPLTDRKVLFPHLTGVWSEDQLLIADRLRDASTDPAVCAAVAETGVGYVITAPPTFWEPDPLASNWPGLDDLQDADGFELLAEEGDNALWRITACDAGRVVGS from the coding sequence GTGAGCTGGTTGTCCGCCATTCCCCTGGTTCTGCTCGCCGCGGCCTGGGTGACGCTGCCCGGGCTCGGTGTCGGTGTGGCCGCCGGGCTGCGCGGCATCGCCGCGTGGGGTGCGGCGCCGCTGCTGTCGGTCGGGCTGATCGCCGGCTCGGCGGTCGCCGGGAGCCTGCTGGGCATCCCGTGGAGCGGCGCGGTGCCGATCGCGGCCGCGGTGCTCGCCGCGCTGCTGGTCGTCGGGACCCGGCGGCTGGTGACCCGCCGGCCGCTGCTGCCGGCACCCGCACGCGTCCGGGAGCGGGCCGTCGCCGCCTGGGCGACCCTGCGCACCGGCGGGCCGGACCGGCGCTGGACCGGGCTCGCCGCGTTCGGCGGGATGCTGATCGCCTGGGTGCTGGGCTTCCGGGCCGCGATCAGCGGGATGGACCGGCCGGACGCGCTGTCCCAGACGTTCGACTCGAACTTCCACTACAACGCCGTCGCCCGGATCCTGAACACCTCCGACGCGTCCTCGCTGACCGTCGGAGGGCTGGTGAACTCCCCCGGCTTCTACCCGTCGGCGTGGCACGACGTCGTCTCGCTGGTGGTGCCGCTGACGCCGGGGCCGGGCGAGATCGTCGTCGCGTCGAACGTGGTCGCACTGGTGACCACGCTGCTGATCTGGCCGCTGTCGGTACTGCTGCTGGTCCGCACCCTGGTCGGCCGGTCCGCCGGTGCCGCGCTCGCCGCGCCGGTGCTGGCGCTGGGCTTCATCGCGTTCCCCTGGACGCTGGTCACCTACGGCGCGCTGTGGCCGAACCTGCTGGGCGTCGCGCTGATCCCGGCGGCACTGGCGACCGTGGCCATCGCGGCCCGCCCCGGGCTGGGGCCCGATCCGGCCAGCCCGGCGCGGCGTGGCCCGTACCCACCGGGCCGGGTCGCCCGCTGGCTCCCGGTCGCGGCAGCCGTTCCCGCGCTCGGGTTCGCCCATCCCAACGCGCTGTTCGGGCTGGTCGTGGTGGCCGTGCCGCCGGTGCTGTGGGGGCTGGCCGGCGCGATCCGGCGCAGCTTCCGGTCCGGCCTGCGGGCGAACCTGCGGACGCTGGCCACGGTGCCCGTGGTCGCCGCGGTGGGCGCCGGGCTGGCCTGGTTCATGTTCGTCTCGCCGATCCTCGACGGCATCCGCGGCTACTACTGGGAGCCGCAGGTCGGACTGCTCGGCGCCGCGCGGAACGCGCTGCTGCACAGCCCGGACGGCAACGATCCGGCCTGGTCGATCGCGCTGCTCACCGTCGTCGGGTCGATCGTCGCGCTGCGCCGGTCCCGGACGGCCTGGCTGGTGCCATCGCACGTGCTGGTGTGCACGCTCTACATCATCGGGGCGAGCACGTGGTCCTCGGTGTGGACCGGGGTCTGGTACAACGACGCGCCCCGGATCGCCGCGCTGGTCCCGGTGACCGCGGCGCCGCTGGCCGCACTCGGCCTGGTCGCGCTGTGTTCGCTGGCCCGCCGGGTCGCCTGCGTCGCGCGGGACGCCCTCACCCGGGCCGCCCCCTCGGTGCAGACCCTGCCGCAGCCACGGGCCGCGGTGCTGGTGGCGGTCGGGGTGCTCGCCGTCGTCGTGACCTCGGGTGGGCTCTACCAGCGCGCACACATCGACCAGCTCGCCGGGATCTACCAGACCCCGGAGCAGGTGCTGGTCGGCCCGGAGCAGGCGCAGTTCCTCCGGTACGCAGGCGAGCTGCTGCCGCCGGACGCGGTCGTCGTGCAGAACCCGTGGGCCGGCACCGCGATGCTGTGGCCGCTGACCGACCGGAAGGTGCTGTTCCCGCACCTCACCGGGGTGTGGTCGGAGGACCAGCTGCTGATCGCCGACCGGCTGCGGGACGCCTCGACCGATCCGGCGGTGTGCGCCGCGGTCGCCGAGACCGGCGTCGGATACGTGATCACCGCGCCGCCGACGTTCTGGGAGCCGGATCCGCTGGCGTCGAACTGGCCGGGACTCGACGACCTGCAGGACGCCGACGGCTTCGAGCTGCTCGCCGAGGAGGGCGACAACGCGCTCTGGCGGATCACCGCCTGCGACGCGGGGCGCGTCGTCGGATCATGA